In Equus caballus isolate H_3958 breed thoroughbred chromosome 28, TB-T2T, whole genome shotgun sequence, the following proteins share a genomic window:
- the CYP2D82 gene encoding cytochrome P450 2D14 — translation MGLLTGETLGPLAVAVAIFLLLVDLMHRRQRWAPRYPPGPMPLPGLGNLLHVDFQDTVCSFTRLRRRFGDVFSLQLAWTPVVVLNGLAAMREALVHRGEDTSDRPPAVVYEHLGYGPHAEGVILARYGRAWREQRRFSLSTLRNFGLGKKSLEQWVTEEASCLCAAFDDQAGRPFSPDALLNKAVTNVIASLTFGRRFEYNDPLFLKLLDLTEDLVKEESGFLRQVLEAIPVLLHIPGVAAKVFPGQRAFMAQLDELLAEHRMTRDPTQPPRDLTDAFLDEVAKAKGSPESSFSDDNLRLVVADLFTAGMVTTSTTLAWALLLMILHPDVQRRVQQEVDEVIGQARRPEMGDQACMPFTMAVVHEVQRFGDIIPLGLTHMTSRDIEVQGFLIPKGTTLITNLSSVLKDETVWKKPFRFHPEHFLDAQGRFVKQEAFMPFSAGRRSCLGEPLARMELFLFFTCLLQRFSFSVPAGQPRPSDHGVFGVLVTPSPYQLCAEPR, via the exons ATGGGACTGCTGACCGGGGAGACACTGGGGCCGCTGGCCGTGGCCGTGGCCATCTTCCTGCTCCTGGTGGACCTGATGCACCGGCGCCAACGCTGGGCCCCACGCTACCCCCCAGGCCCCATGCCCCTGCCTGGGCTGGGCAACCTGCTGCATGTGGACTTCCAGGACACGGTTTGCAGCTTTACTCGG CTGCGGCGCCGCTTCGGGGACGTGTTCAGCCTGCAGCTGGCCTGGACGCCCGTGGTCGTGCTCAACGGGCTGGCGGCCATGCGCGAGGCGCTGGTGCACCGCGGCGAGGACACCTCCGACCGCCCACCTGCGGTCGTCTATGAGCACCTGGGCTACGGGCCACACGCAGAAG gggtgatCCTGGCACGGTATGGGCGCGCTTGGCGGGAGCAGCGGCGCTTCTCCCTGTCCACCCTGCGCAACTTCGGCTTGGGCAAGAAGTCCCTGGAGCAGTGGGTGACCGAGGAGGCCTCGTGCCTCTGTGCCGCCTTCGATGACCAGGCCG GACGGCCCTTCAGCCCTGACGCCCTCCTGAATAAAGCGGTGACCAACGTGATCGCCTCCCTGACCTTCGGGCGCCGCTTCGAGTACAACGACCCGCTCTTCCTCAAGCTCCTGGACCTAACAGAGGACTTGGTGAAAGAGGAGTCAGGCTTCCTCCGCCAG GTGCTGGAAGCGATCCCCGTGCTCCTGCACATCCCGGGGGTGGCTGCCAAGGTCTTTCCTGGGCAGAGGGCCTTCATGGCCCAGCTGGATGAGCTGCTTGCTGAGCACAGGATGACCCGGGACCCGACGCAGCCTCCCCGAGACCTGACTGACGCCTTTCTGGACGAGGTCGCGAAG GCCAAGGGGAGCCCTGAGAGCAGCTTCAGTGATGACAACCTGCGCCTGGTGGTGGCTGATCTTTTCACTGCCGGGATGGTGACCACCTCGACCACCCTGGCCTGGGCCCTCCTGCTCATGATCCTGCACCCGGATGTGCAGC GCCGTGTCCAACAGGAGGTCGATGAGGTGATAGGGCAGGCGCGGCGACCAGAGATGGGGGACCAGGCCTGCATGCCCTTCACCATGGCCGTGGTCCACGAGGTGCAGCGCTTTGGGGACATCATCCCACTGGGCTTGACCCACATGACATCCCGTGACATTGAAGTGCAGGGCTTCCTCATCCCCAAG GGGACCACGCTCATCACCAACCTGTCGTCGGTGCTCAAGGATGAGACCGTCTGGAAGAAGCCCTTCCGCTTCCACCCCGAGCACTTCCTGGACGCCCAGGGCCGCTTCGTCAAGCAGGAGGCCTTCATGCCCTTCTCAGCAG GCCGCCGCTCGTGCCTCGGGGAGCCCCTGGCCCGCATGgagctcttcctcttcttcacctGCCTCCTGCAGCGCTTCAGCTTCTCGGTGCCCGCTGGGCAGCCCCGCCCCAGCGATCATGGTGTCTTTGGCGTCCTGGTGACCCCGTCCCCCTACCAGCTCTGCGCTGAGCCCCGCTAG